A stretch of the Elephas maximus indicus isolate mEleMax1 chromosome 3, mEleMax1 primary haplotype, whole genome shotgun sequence genome encodes the following:
- the LOC126072092 gene encoding olfactory receptor 7G3-like, with the protein MESENQTDVAEFLLLGFSENPELQLLLLGMFLSMYLVTVLGNLLIILAVNSDSHLHTPMYFFLSNLSFSDICFSTTTVPKMLVNIQTQSKSISYTGCLTQICFFLVFACLENCLLAAMAYDRYVAICYPLRYRVIMNPRFCGLLILLSLFISIMNALLHSLMVLRLSFCTDLEIPQFFCELPQVLKLACSDTLFNNILLYFMTSILGAGTFLGIIFSYLKIVSSLLKRPPTGGMYKAFSTCGSHLSVVSLFYGTGFGVYLNSAATVSSRKSAVASLMHTMVTPMLNPFIYSRRNKDMMGALQKLISKISSFY; encoded by the coding sequence ATGGAATCAGAAAACCAAACAGATGTAGCAGAATTCCTCCTCCTAGGCTTCTCAGAGAATCCAGAACTGCAGCTTCTTCTCCTTGGAAtgttcctgtccatgtacctggTCACTGTGCTTgggaacctgctcatcatcctggctgtcaactcagactcccacctccacacccccatgtacttcttcctctccaacctgtccttcagtgacatctgtttcagcaccACTACGGTCCCCAAGATGCTGGTGAACATTCAGACACAGAGCAAATCCATCAGTTACACAGGCTGCCTTACCCAGATCTGCTTCTTCCTGGTTTTTGCTTGTTTGGAAAATTGTCTCCTTGcagcaatggcctatgaccgctatgtggccatttgttacCCGCTGAGGTACAGGGTCATCATGAACCCCCGCTTCTGTGGCCTGCTGATTCTTCTCTCCTTGTTTATTAGCATCATGAATGCCCTGCTCCACAGTCTGATGGTGCTGCGTCTGTCCTTCTGCACAGATCTGGAAATCCCCCAGTTTTTCTGTGAACTTCCTCAGGTCCTCAAGCTTGCCTGTTCTGACACCCTCTTTAATAACATCCTGTTATATTTTATGACTAGCATTTTGGGTGCTGGAACCTTCCTTGGGATCATTTTCTCTTACCTGAAAATTGTCTCTTCCCTCCTGAAAAGGCCTCCAACAGGTGGAATGTATAAAGCCTTTTCTACTTGTGGGTCTCACCTCTCAGTTGTTTCCTTGTTCTATGGGACAGGTTTTGGGGTGTATCTTAACTCTGCAGCTACTGTCTCCTCTAGGAAGAGTGCAGTTGCATCATTGATGCACACCATGGTCAcacccatgctgaaccccttcatctatAGCCGGAGGAACAAGGACATGATGGGCGCTTTGCAGAAACTCATCTCTAAAATATCTTCTTTCTATTAA